Within the Bradyrhizobium ottawaense genome, the region ATCGGCGAACTCTCGCTGCGCAAGGCCACCATGGCGGGACTTGCCGGCGCCTATGGCAATATCGGCTACATGGGACCGGGTCTTGCGCTCGCGGTGCTCGGCGCCAAGGCGGCGGCACCGACAGCGCTGATCTTCTGTTGCGACAGCATCTTCCTGTTTTCGATCGTGCCGCTGTTGATTGCGCTCACCGATCGCGATCATCCGTCGCCGTGGCACGCCATCGGCGTCGCGGCGCGGCAGATCGTGCTCAACCCTTTGATCATGTCGGCCGCCGCCGGCGCGCTGGCGGCGGCGCTGCATCTTGAATTGCCGGTCGCGATCGACAAGACGCTGCAGTTTTTGCAAAACGCCGCGGCGCCGACTGCGTTGTTCGTGCTGGGTGTTACCGTGGCGCTGCGCCCGTTCGACCGCGTGCCATGGGAAGTCCCCGGCGTGATCGCGATCAAACTGCTGATTCATCCGCTTCTGGTGTTCGGATTGATGCTGCTGTTCGGGCCGTTCGCGCAGCCATGGGCGGCAACCGCGGTGCTGATGGCGTCATTGCCACCGGCGTTGAACGTGTTCGTGATCGCCCGGCAAAACAACACCTGGATCGAGCCGGCATCCGTTGCCGTCCTGATCGGAACATTTGCATCGGTGGTGACGCTGACCAGCGTGATGTGGTTCATCCAGACCGGACGCCTGGTGTTTCCTTGAAAAGCGTTTTCGAGCGAAGTGGATACCGGTTCGCGTGAGGAAAACGCGTCAAATTATAGAGCTCACGCGTTTCCATGAAGGCGCAAGTCCTTCGCGCATCGCGAGCCGCCGCAACGGGCCGAACGAGGCGAGCAAATGCATGCCGGCGGCACGCAGCGACTGCACCGCCAGAAAATCGTTGAGCAGCGAACGGTTGGCGATGTCGATCGCGATCGTGCGGCTGGCGACGTCGGCGCGCCGGGCCGATTGGTAGCGCGCCAGCACCTGCGGCGAACCGGGGTCTTCGCCCAGCGACATCGCATGGCCGGCGATATCGGCGATGTCGGCGGCGTCGCGCAGTCCCATGTTGAGGCCCTGTGCGCCGATCGGCGGCACCACATGGGCGGATTCACCGACCAGGGCGACCCGGTGGCTGGCGAATTGCTTCGGGCTCTCGATCGCCAGCGGAAACAGGTTGCGCCCGGCCTCAACCTGGACCCGGCCGAGAATGGAATGGGATTGCCTCTCGGCGGCCTCGGACAGTTCGTCGTCGCCGAGCGCCATCAGCCGTTCGGCTTCCTTCGTAGCCTGTACCCACACCACGCTGCAGCGGTTGCCGGGCAGGGGCACGAACACGCACGGGCCCTGCGGCGTGTGGAACTCGGTGGAGATGTTCTTGTGGGGGTGCGAATGGGCGATGTTGAAGGTCAGCGCCGATTGACGCAGGTCGCGCCGCCTGACCTCGATCCCGGCCGCGGCGCGGGAAGGCGACTGCCGCCCGTCGGCGCCGACCACCAGCCGTGCCGTCAGGGTCTCGCCCTGGCCGGTGCGGATCGACACCTCCGCATCATGTGGTTCGATGCTGGCGGCCTCGTCGTCGTGGCGCGTCAGGTTGGACAATTCGGCGGCGCGCTCCTCAAGTGCTGCCATCAGCGAGCGATTGTCGATGTTGTAGCCGAACTGTTCGAGCCCGATTTCATCAGAGGAAAACCGCACCTCCGGCGCACGGATCAGCCGGCCGGTATCGTCGACGAGGCGCATGGTTTTCAAGGCGGCGGCCTTGTCCCGGCAGCGCGGCCAGACGTCCAGGCGTTCGAGCAGATCGGCCGACGCGCCGAGCAGCGCCGTGGTGCGGTTGTCGGCATAGGGCGCGCGGCGGGCGAGCAGGGCGGTTCTTGCACCGGTCCCGGCCAGCGCAATCGCCGCGGTCAGTCCCGCCGGGCCGCCACCGATCACAACGGTGTCATAAATTAGCGATGTATCGTTCATCCCGGGACAATTGACGTTCCCGGCCGCATTTTCAAGCCGTCAAGGGTTTGAAAAGTTTCCTTTCGTTTGCGCGGCGGAACGCCGCAAGCGCGGATATGCAAATCATGCCGATTCCTGATAGCACTGCCGGGATAATGGACCAGATAACCGAGCCTGTTTCAGCCCCGATATCGACCCGGATGCGTCTCGCCGCGTTTGGGGTGCATATCTTCACGGCGGCCGGTGCCGGCATCGCGCTGATTGCGATGCTGGAAGCCGTGCGCGAGCACTGGGCCAGCATGTTCGGCTGGCTCGGCGTGGCGCTGATCATCGACGCCATCGACGGGCCGATCGCACGAAAGCTGGATGTCGTGCGATTGCAGCCGAACTGGTCGGGCGAGGTGCTCGATCTCGTCGTCGATTTCGTCACTTACGTCTTCGTTCCGGCCTATGCGATTACGGCGAGCGGGTTGCTGTTGCCGCTGGCGGCGCCGCTGCTCGGCATCGGCGTCGCGGTGTCCGGCGCGCTGTATTTCGCCGACAAGCGCATGAAGGCGTCCGACAACCATTTCCGCGGCTTTCCGGCGCTGTGGAATGCGGCGGCGTTCTATCTATTCCTGCTGCATTGGCCGCCGGCGATCTCCAGCCTCGGCATTGCGGTCCTGATCGTGCTGACGTTTGCGCCGTTTCACACCGTGCATCCGGTCCGCGTCGTGCGCTTGCGCTGGCTGACGCTGTGGCTGCTGGCGGCATGGGCGGCGCTGGCGATGTATACGCTGGCCTGCGATTTCAATGTCGGCGTTCCCATCACAGCCGGGCTCTGTTTCATCGCCGCCTATATCGTCGGCAGCGATACGGTCATCCGGCGGATAAAGGCGTTCAAGGCATGATGGAATTACTGACCAGCGCGGAAGCGTGGGCGGCGTTGCTGACCCTGACGGCGCTGGAAATCGTGCTCGGGATCGACAATGTCATCTTCCTGTCGGTGATCGTCTCGCGCATTCCGGCGGCCCAGGCCAAACGCGCCCGCCAGATCGGTTTGCTGCTGGCGCTGGTGTTTCGCATCATCCTGCTCAGCCTGCTGGTCTGGCTGATCGGGCTGACTGAGCCGGTCCTGACCGTGAAGAGCGTTGCGCTGTCCTGGCGCGACATCATCCTGATCGGCGGCGGACTGTTCCTGATCGCCAAGGCGACGCATGAAATTCACGCCGAAGTCGAGGCGCGCGATGTCGAGCCCGACGCCACGCCGAAAGCCAGCGCCTTCTTCTGGGTGATCGTCCAGATCATCATCATCGACATGGTGTTCTCGCTGGACTCGATCATCACCGCGATCGGCATGGCGCAGGATCTGGAAATTATGATCGCAGCCGTCGTGATCGCCTGCGTCATCATGTATGTTTCGTCCGGTCCGGTGGCCCGGTTCGTGGCGGATCATCCGACCACCAAGATGCTGGCGCTGGCATTTCTGGTGCTGATCGGCGTGGCGCTGGTCGCTGACGGATTCAAGTTCCATATTCCGCGCGGCTACATCTACTTCGCCATCGCCTTCTCGGCGGCCGTCGAAATGTTCAATGTGCTCGCCAAGCGCAATCGCAAGAGGGCTGCCAGTTAGCCGGTTTCGGCCTGCGAGTTGACAACGCAGCGGCGATGGCTTTCGCTTCGAAGGTCAGCGTTGAAGGAAATACCGAGGGGAGACCGTCATGACCAAGGCCGTGCGCGTGCACAAGGTAGGGGGCCCTGAAGCGCTGGTGTATGAGGATGTGGTGGTCGCCGCGCCGGGGCCGGGCGAGGTTCGCATCCGCCAGCACGCCGTCGGCCTCAACTTCATCGACGTGTATTTCCGCACCGGCCTCTACAAGGCACCGGGTTTGCCGTTCATCGCCGGCAATGAGGCCGCGGGCGAAGTGGTCGCGGTTGGACCCGGAGTCACCAATTTTCATCTCGGCGATCGCGTCGCCTATTATTTCAACCTCGGTGGCTACGCTTCCGAGCGCGTCATTCCAGCGGACAAACTCGTAAAACTGCCCGACCACATCACCTACGAGCAGGGCGCGGTCCTGATGCTCAAGGGACTGACGGTCTGGTATCTCCTGCACAAGACCTTCAAGGTCGAGCCCCATCACCGCGTGCTGATCCACGCCGCTGCCGGCGGCATCGGCTTGCTCGCCTGCCAGTGGGCGCGCGCGATGGGGGCGCATGTGATCGGGACGGTGGGCTCCAAGGCCAAGGCCGATCTCGCACTCGCCAATGGTTGCGACCATGTCATCCTCTACAACGAGGAAAACTTTGTCGACCGCGTCAAGCAGATCAGCCGCAACGAACTCTGCGACGTCGTCTATGACGGCGTCGGCAAGACCACATTCCCGGGCTCGCTGTCCTGTCTCAAGCCACGCGGCCTGTTCGTGAGCTTCGGCAACGCCTCCGGCCCGGTGCCGCCATTCGCGCTCGCCGAACTGAACAATCACGGTTCGCTGTTTGCGACACGGCCGAAACTCAACGACTATGTCGGCACCCGCAAGGAATTGCTCGAAGGCGCCGACACGCTGTTCGCCGCCGTCATCAACGGCAAGCTGCATGTGCCGATCAATCATGCGTACGCGCTGAAGGATGCGGCGAAGGCGCATATCGACCTCGAGGGCAGGGCGACCACGGGGGCTGCGATTTTGCGGCCGTAAGGTTCGTCGCCTGTAGGGTGGGCAAAGGCGCGTTTGCGCCGTGCCCACCATTGCCGCCGCGGTGGGCACGCTGCGCTTTGCCTACCCTACGAAGCATCTGACTACGCCACCATTCGCGCGGCACCCGCTTTGGTCAGGATCGCGTCCAGACATTCGATCATGTCCGCGATCTCCTCCTTGGACACATTGAGCGCCGGCATGAAGCGCAGCGCGTCCGGCTGCGGCGAGTTCAACAGCACGCCTTCCGAAAACGCCTGCGCCACGATCGAGGCGCCGATCGGTAGTTTCAAGTCGAGCGCCAGCAACAGGCCCCGGCCGCGCACTTCGCCGAGCCCGTGCCGCGCCGACAGCTTTTGCAGTTCGCTCTCCAGGAACAGCCCGGCATCGGCGGCTGATTTCAGGAACGCCGGCGTGGCAACATGTTCGAGAACCGCGAGCCCCGCTGCGCACATCAGCGGATTGCCGTTGAAGGTGCCGCCCTGGTCGCCATGCTCGAAACAGGACGCATATTCGGTTGCCAGCAACGCCGCCAGCGGCACGCCGCCACCAATGCCTTTGCCGAGCGTCATGATGTCGGGTTCGATGCCGGCATGTTCGTAATGGAACAGCTTGCCGGTCCGGCCCATGCCGGTCTGGATCTCGTCGACGATCAACAGCAATCCGCGTTCCTGGGTGAGCGCGCGCAACTCCTGCAGGAACTGATCGGTCGCCGGCCAGACGCCGGCTTCGCCCTGGATCGGCTCCAGCATCACGGCAACGGTCTTGCTCGAGATCAGCCGCTTGACGGAATCGAGGTCGTTGAGCTGAGCCTTGGGAAAGCCTGACACCTTGGGCTCGAACAGCGGCTCGAAGGCCTTCTTGCCCGATGCCGACATGGTCGCGAGCGTACGGCCGTGGAAGCCGCCGACGAAGGTGATGATTTCATGCGCGCCGTTCTTGTAGAGCGTGCCGAATTTGCGCGCCAGCTTGATCGCGCCTTCATTGGCTTCGGCGCCGGAATTGGTAAAGAACACCTGGTCGAAGCAACTGTTGGCGACCAATGCATTGGCGAGCTTGAGGCTCGGTCCGTTGAAGAAGGCCGGGCTCGGGGTCAGCAGCAGCTTTGCTTGCGCCGCAAGCGCGTCGGCGACAATGGTGGGCGAGTGGCCGAGGCAATTGACGGCCCAACCCTGCATGAAATCAAGATAACGCTTGCCGCTGTCGTCCCAGAGATAAGCGCCGTCGCCCTTGACGAACACGGTCGGCGGCCGCGCGGTGATATTCATTAGCGCGTCATAGGGATGGGGTGCGTTGGTCATGTCGGTCTCCTGTCGGGTTCTGGTGAAGAGGTGGGCCTAAACGGAAGAAGGCCGCACTTTTTCGGTGCGGCCTTCTCGAAAACGTTGCTGAACTAGTTAATCAGCTTTGTCGTCGGACACGGCGCAACCCATCATCGTCGCTGGAGCGACGGCGGAAATTGGCGCGGCGGTTGGTCCGGTTGAGGTTCATGGTGGAGGGCCATACAGCCGATCGGCGGCGGATGTCAAGCGGGTCCGCAAGCCGGCAGATCGCTTCAGCCGGGCGTCAGGACGTCTTACGCTCGCGAACCCGCAGCTCGGCACGGGCGGTCGCGACGACCCACCCTTCGCTGTCGGTGAGCTCGGCCTGCACTTCGGCGGCGCGTTCGTCCTGGTGAATGAGCCGCGCCGTCGCGGTGATCGGTCCGAGGGCGGCCGGCTTCAGAAACTGCGTATCGAGGCGAGCTGTGACCGCCGTCAAATGCGATGGCAGTCTGGCCATCACAGCGTTGCCGGTCGCGGAATCGAGCATGGCCGCCAGCATGCCGCCTTGCACGGTGCCATGGCGGTTGGCGAATTCCGCTCTCGCCATAAAGCGGAGCGTCACCTCGCCGGATTGCGGATCGACCGAGATGATCTCGCGACCGAGAAGCCGGGCCGCCGGCGGTATTTCTTTCAAGTGATCGGACATCTTGCCCGCCATGCTGGAAGCGCCCGGTCAGAATCCCGCGACGCTGCCGTGCAGATCGTACTGGTCGGCGCGTTCGATCTTCGCGGTGACGATTTCGCCGACCTTCAGCGGGCGACGGCTCGACAGATAGACCGAACCGTCGATCTGCGGCGCGTCGGCTTTGGAGCGGCCCTTCGAGACGGTCGGACCGACCTCGTCGATGATGACCTGCTGCCGCGTGCCGACCTTGCGCTTGAGGCGCCGCGCCGAGAT harbors:
- a CDS encoding AEC family transporter, which gives rise to MADILNLAIPYFGLIFIGFACGKGKGLPEAGLVWMNFFLLYVSLPALLFGIMSRTPFSELNNPPFLIATTLGTVTAFVLAMVTGRVIGELSLRKATMAGLAGAYGNIGYMGPGLALAVLGAKAAAPTALIFCCDSIFLFSIVPLLIALTDRDHPSPWHAIGVAARQIVLNPLIMSAAAGALAAALHLELPVAIDKTLQFLQNAAAPTALFVLGVTVALRPFDRVPWEVPGVIAIKLLIHPLLVFGLMLLFGPFAQPWAATAVLMASLPPALNVFVIARQNNTWIEPASVAVLIGTFASVVTLTSVMWFIQTGRLVFP
- a CDS encoding UbiH/UbiF family hydroxylase yields the protein MNDTSLIYDTVVIGGGPAGLTAAIALAGTGARTALLARRAPYADNRTTALLGASADLLERLDVWPRCRDKAAALKTMRLVDDTGRLIRAPEVRFSSDEIGLEQFGYNIDNRSLMAALEERAAELSNLTRHDDEAASIEPHDAEVSIRTGQGETLTARLVVGADGRQSPSRAAAGIEVRRRDLRQSALTFNIAHSHPHKNISTEFHTPQGPCVFVPLPGNRCSVVWVQATKEAERLMALGDDELSEAAERQSHSILGRVQVEAGRNLFPLAIESPKQFASHRVALVGESAHVVPPIGAQGLNMGLRDAADIADIAGHAMSLGEDPGSPQVLARYQSARRADVASRTIAIDIANRSLLNDFLAVQSLRAAGMHLLASFGPLRRLAMREGLAPSWKRVSSII
- the pcsA gene encoding phosphatidylcholine synthase, yielding MDQITEPVSAPISTRMRLAAFGVHIFTAAGAGIALIAMLEAVREHWASMFGWLGVALIIDAIDGPIARKLDVVRLQPNWSGEVLDLVVDFVTYVFVPAYAITASGLLLPLAAPLLGIGVAVSGALYFADKRMKASDNHFRGFPALWNAAAFYLFLLHWPPAISSLGIAVLIVLTFAPFHTVHPVRVVRLRWLTLWLLAAWAALAMYTLACDFNVGVPITAGLCFIAAYIVGSDTVIRRIKAFKA
- a CDS encoding TerC family protein yields the protein MMELLTSAEAWAALLTLTALEIVLGIDNVIFLSVIVSRIPAAQAKRARQIGLLLALVFRIILLSLLVWLIGLTEPVLTVKSVALSWRDIILIGGGLFLIAKATHEIHAEVEARDVEPDATPKASAFFWVIVQIIIIDMVFSLDSIITAIGMAQDLEIMIAAVVIACVIMYVSSGPVARFVADHPTTKMLALAFLVLIGVALVADGFKFHIPRGYIYFAIAFSAAVEMFNVLAKRNRKRAAS
- a CDS encoding quinone oxidoreductase family protein, which translates into the protein MTKAVRVHKVGGPEALVYEDVVVAAPGPGEVRIRQHAVGLNFIDVYFRTGLYKAPGLPFIAGNEAAGEVVAVGPGVTNFHLGDRVAYYFNLGGYASERVIPADKLVKLPDHITYEQGAVLMLKGLTVWYLLHKTFKVEPHHRVLIHAAAGGIGLLACQWARAMGAHVIGTVGSKAKADLALANGCDHVILYNEENFVDRVKQISRNELCDVVYDGVGKTTFPGSLSCLKPRGLFVSFGNASGPVPPFALAELNNHGSLFATRPKLNDYVGTRKELLEGADTLFAAVINGKLHVPINHAYALKDAAKAHIDLEGRATTGAAILRP
- a CDS encoding acetylornithine transaminase; the protein is MTNAPHPYDALMNITARPPTVFVKGDGAYLWDDSGKRYLDFMQGWAVNCLGHSPTIVADALAAQAKLLLTPSPAFFNGPSLKLANALVANSCFDQVFFTNSGAEANEGAIKLARKFGTLYKNGAHEIITFVGGFHGRTLATMSASGKKAFEPLFEPKVSGFPKAQLNDLDSVKRLISSKTVAVMLEPIQGEAGVWPATDQFLQELRALTQERGLLLIVDEIQTGMGRTGKLFHYEHAGIEPDIMTLGKGIGGGVPLAALLATEYASCFEHGDQGGTFNGNPLMCAAGLAVLEHVATPAFLKSAADAGLFLESELQKLSARHGLGEVRGRGLLLALDLKLPIGASIVAQAFSEGVLLNSPQPDALRFMPALNVSKEEIADMIECLDAILTKAGAARMVA
- a CDS encoding PaaI family thioesterase, which codes for MSDHLKEIPPAARLLGREIISVDPQSGEVTLRFMARAEFANRHGTVQGGMLAAMLDSATGNAVMARLPSHLTAVTARLDTQFLKPAALGPITATARLIHQDERAAEVQAELTDSEGWVVATARAELRVRERKTS